Part of the Candidatus Baltobacteraceae bacterium genome is shown below.
GCGGGAATCAAATCGAGAATTTCACGCTCGAACAGATACGTACCGGCGTTGATCTCGTTGGTCGGCGCGCTCTCGCGCGGCGGCTTTTCGACGAACGCCGAGATGCGGCCGTCCCGATCGTGCACGACGCACCCGAACGCCGAGGGATCTTCGACGCGGATCAGATGAAGCAACCCGATGCCGCCTTTGCGTTCGTGCTCGGCCATCATCGCGCGCAGATCGAGGCTGGTGAGAACATCGCCGTTCAAGACGAAGAACGGACCGGCAATGTACTGCTCGACGTTTTTCAATGCGCCGGCGGTTCCGAGCGGGGTCGCCTCGATGACGTACGTGATGCTCATGCCAAGACGCGAGCCGTCACCGAAGTAGTCGCTGATCTGCTCGGGCATGTAACCCGCGGGCAGGATCACGTCGCGAATGCCGGCCTGCGACAAACGCTCGAGCGTGCGCGCGAGAAACGGGACGCCGGCGATCGGAACCATCGGCTTCGGCGTTCCGTAGGTAAGCGGGCGTAGGCGAGTACCCTCACCTCCGACGAGCACGATCGCTTGCAACCAATACTCCTTTTACGAATGTAGTAACAGCGAA
Proteins encoded:
- a CDS encoding NDP-sugar synthase, with protein sequence MQAIVLVGGEGTRLRPLTYGTPKPMVPIAGVPFLARTLERLSQAGIRDVILPAGYMPEQISDYFGDGSRLGMSITYVIEATPLGTAGALKNVEQYIAGPFFVLNGDVLTSLDLRAMMAEHERKGGIGLLHLIRVEDPSAFGCVVHDRDGRISAFVEKPPRESAPTNEINAGTYLFEREILDLIPAGRNVSIERETFPQIIAAGKGLYAYTTDDYWIDLGKPEQYLGAHRDVLARRMPMLRLEPGVSGEGAPALANVSKLHLPVHADRGVRVDPSAEIGPNAVIGEQTFIGASAIVRDSVLWDRVIIEEGASVDGAIVASGARIGRGARVEPGSVIGHDTIVGPGEVLERGSRVGASAPITR